TGAAGCAGCTGCATAGGCAAAATAATGagtattaaatgaaaattcagtaaaaccaataaataattttcactgtaaataattataatgttGTTCAGATATGATATAAGAACATAATGAGTTTGTTTCTTTCTCTGTGGTCATTTTTTAGTTTCAATGAACTTGAAAATTTAAGGCTTACttacttttatattattttttcatgttataCCAACAATTACTTTTACAGTGCAGAAGAACGTGTAGTGAAAGCATCTTTGAGCAGCTAAACTGTGATCATGGCATCACTTCAGGGTGAGTGTTTTTCCAACAAAGaaatattttgataaaataGCATTATGGAGCAGTAATGCAACGTGTatgctgttttctgtgtttCCTCTGTGTTTTGACCCAGTTTGTCTTTGATTAATCATTCTGTTCACCTGTTGTTtgttaattatctcattagttCCCTTTGTTTGTTCATGCGTATATGTCCTGTTTCCAGAGTATTgttattaaagttattaaatctCCTGGCATTATTCCTTATCTTTGTGTGCTTCAATAATACCATGTTCCATGACAAATAATTTGTCTTTTGATTTTGTTCCATAGGCTCCTCTGTACAGTCAGAGCTCAGAATTGTGATTATAGGAAATGCTGGAGATGAAAAGAATAAAGTGGTAAAATCAGTGCTGAACTGTGAGAATCCGACAGGAGAGAAAGTTGGTCTCTGTACGTTACATCAGTGTGAACATGAAGGAAGGAGGATCAGTGTTGTTGAAGCACCAGGATGGGACAGAACCTCACAACAAACAGCagagaacataaaagaagaagtTCAGAGAAGCGTGTCACTTTGTCCTCCAGGACCTCACGCTCTTCTTCTGGTCATTCCTGTGAGGATCTCTGAAGAACCTTCTCCCAGTGACATTACAGCAGCACAGATGCACATGGAGTTGCTGTCGGAGCGCGTCTGGAAACACACTATCCTGCTGTTTGCTTGTGATGAAGGTGTGAGAGATTTTAACATCCAAGGTTATTTTCAGAAAGCAAAAAAAATCCTGGACAAGTGTGAAGGCAAAGCCTACATTCTTGATAGCCGCAGTAAGATCAGTGAGCTTTTTACAAAGATAGAAGACCTGGTGGAGGAGAACTGTGGTGATGTTTTCCTACCGCAAGTTTACTATGAACTGATTCAGCGGAAGACAGAAAGTCTCCAGTGCAGACGAGGAAGTTTACAGCTGAATCCTCCGAGCAGTGAGTATCTTCTCTTAATGCCAAATATGTTCTCTCATGTCACGTGTGCACAAATCTAATGCTGTTTTTCTTTAACAGTGAACAGAAACACACTTTACTCTATGGCCCTTTTTTTCATAATCATCACGTGTGTGATGATGACGTCTACATTCAGAAAGTCTTTCAGTGCAGTTACAGGAATTAATCTTAATTTGTACGTGGATTTAACTGTAGTTGAGAAAGTTTGCGCTGCACTAATTTTAATCATTCTAGTAGTTTTCCTGTGTTTTTCTCTGCATTCAAAGTATtacaaaattaagaaaaatgaCATGCAACTCAAAACCAAAAAGCATAACACTTCATAAACACTTCAGTTGAATTTCAGCAACGTAAACCTTTGAATTAAATATACTTCAGTGTTGTgatgtatttccaagtgaaacgaaATATTGAACAGTTTTATTTTAGCGCACCTCCTCCTCATCCCTCGCTCATTGCAGTTCTATATTTAACGATGTTCGATTTGTGGTTACAGCCTGTATGGTCCAGGTCAAATTGACCATAATTCAATGCAATTCCCCAAAAATCACActttgaaaacaaacaaacaaacaaaaagaaacaatCTGGTACAAATAATTCACTTCTAAtatcaacacttttcacacattataaagaataaataCATTCTATTCTAGTCTAGTATATTCTAGTCCTGTGGGACACTTgccattatacatttataacaataatatcttagtctaaacctaaaataatcatgaGCTTTCAGACTCTAGTTTTCATATTTGGTGACTGACTTTCAAAAGAAATGACAGATCAGTCAAGAAATAGCGATTAGATTCTTCTTTTGTGATGTGGTGCCAAACTATAACACACGATTCTTtccgtgtgtgtgtttttatatatatatatatatatatatatatatatatatgtatattatatataatatacgtTTTAGAGATTGAattcaaaacaaatattaacattactgaACAAACTTCTGCTGAATAGGAGgtataaatattttgaaatgtgtggaaatatatggttcagatcactcaaaccatatatggaaatcGAAGAGTCCTTATATAGTCATCGGTGGAGTCTGGATGTCATCTAGTGGAAAAGTTTGGTACTGCACacagaaaatcttttttttgaattatcaacctaaaatttggcgcagaacttgttcagatattcagctttgattttcttgagattttatagttaaaacatgttttgtaaaaaaaaaaaaaaaaaaaaaaaaaaatatatatatatatatatatatatatatatatatataaattttcataaacttttataactttttttaaactttacttttataactttttttttacttctgcaATAACCTGTTAAGTGTTGCCTTTAAAAAGATACCAAACATAAGTCTGTGAAGTATTCAAGATTTTTATCAACGCagaagtgttttgtattttgggtCTGTAGTTGCTTTTGAACAGAGCTCTATATGGGTCAAATTAAGATTGTATAAAATTTCTGCATGCACATTTCACAACACATCAGCGTGTTGAAACTTTTTGCATGCACGTTCATGAccctaaatgagaaaaagtcacaaaatttcaagaaaaacaacaaaggtctttgtatttcagatagaTTGAAAAAATAATTGATAGCTAATTTTTATCATCTGGGGAAAAGCTTATTTTTTTAGCTTAATaatctaaactaaaataaaatatatccaaGGAATGTGATTATTTTGGGTCTGTACAGTTGCCTTAGAACATAAAAATTATGCAGGTCAAATTGACCCACGAACATCATAAACGTAATAGTGATTTTGTGTGTTGTTTAAAATAGAGTACTCAAATTTAATCAAGGAATCGTGACAGCTCTAAACAGTGTGTGCTGTTGAGCTGTTTAAGGCCATACAGTATGTCTGTGTAGGGCAACTACAGTAGACTGAACATATGTGTCTAATTTCTGATGAGATGTTTACTTACAGACAATATGAAGTTTTGTGGTTTACTATTTAAACGAGACATTCCTGTATCAGTACAGCATGACGTTAGCAATGCCAATGTGATTGAAAATGTATGAACTGAATGAATGTAGCAAGTCACTTTGAAGTGTCATGATAccaaatgtataaatgtaaaataaagttaCAGCTGTAGTTGATGCATATTGTATATGgggaaaatgtacattttaagtGTTGTAATCatttcttttcatattttttcccaACAATTTCAATCTCCTCCTTGCCTTTTTAAAAAGTACCATGCTATAtgatccttaaagggttagttcaccctaaaatgaaaattctgtcattaattactcaccctcacgtcattcaacacccataagactttcgttcatattcagaacacaaattaagatatttttgatgaaatccgatggctcagtgtggCCTCCATTGATAATTAACACtgtcaaatgcccagaaagctactaaagacatatttaaaacagttcatgtggttcaaccttaatgttatgaagcgacgagaatactttttgtgaaccgaaaataacaaaataatgactttattcaacaatatttagtgatggacgatttcaaaacacttcaaaactttacgaatcttttgtttcaagtcaatggttcggagcatgtatcaaactgccaaagtcacgccccccagtggtgaaccattgaaaaatcgaaaacacttatgatgtaatgaagcctcgtttactgaaatcacgtgactttggcagtttgatacacactccgaaccactgattcgaaacaaaagattcatgtgtggaacgacatgagggtgagtaataaatgtaataattttcatttttgggtgaactaaccctttaaattaggCTAATGGAGCTCATAAAAGCTCAAGCTGCATTATAATTAAAGCACAAAAAGCAAAATGCCATTTAAAATAGTTTGTACTGAGTATGATGTACTGTAGTATGTAGTATTTCATGTCAATAACCAGACAACAGAAATCCATAATTTTGCAATCATTATGTATTAAAGGGTTTTTTTTCaatctgtttgtgtttgtgtatttggtATTTTCTCTACCTTTTGCATATAACTAACTACCAGTCAACAATTAATAACTTAAAgcatttaagtatattataaCGCCAG
Above is a window of Megalobrama amblycephala isolate DHTTF-2021 unplaced genomic scaffold, ASM1881202v1 scaffold620, whole genome shotgun sequence DNA encoding:
- the LOC125262145 gene encoding GTPase IMAP family member 4-like isoform X1 — its product is MASLQGSSVQSELRIVIIGNAGDEKNKVVKSVLNCENPTGEKVGLCTLHQCEHEGRRISVVEAPGWDRTSQQTAENIKEEVQRSVSLCPPGPHALLLVIPVRISEEPSPSDITAAQMHMELLSERVWKHTILLFACDEGVRDFNIQGYFQKAKKILDKCEGKAYILDSRSKISELFTKIEDLVEENCGDVFLPQVYYELIQRKTESLQCRRGSLQLNPPSMNRNTLYSMALFFIIITCVMMTSTFRKSFSAVTGINLNLYVDLTVVEKVCAALILIILVVFLCFSLHSKYYKIKKNDMQLKTKKHNTS
- the LOC125262145 gene encoding GTPase IMAP family member 4-like isoform X2, coding for MASLQGSSVQSELRIVIIGNAGDEKNKVVKSVLNCENPTGEKVGLCTLHQCEHEGRRISVVEAPGWDRTSQQTAENIKEEVQRSVSLCPPGPHALLLVIPVRISEEPSPSDITAAQMHMELLSERVWKHTILLFACDEGVRDFNIQGYFQKAKKILDKCEGKAYILDSRSKISELFTKIEDLVEENCGDVFLPQVYYELIQRKTESLQCRRGSLQLNPPSSEYLLLMPNMFSHVTCAQI